One segment of Carya illinoinensis cultivar Pawnee chromosome 1, C.illinoinensisPawnee_v1, whole genome shotgun sequence DNA contains the following:
- the LOC122310363 gene encoding 50S ribosomal protein L5, chloroplastic: MASTPSLLSSAKSSFHGLSPLISVPLSVRVPRGSHGIGVVSVRAAVGTLVVDAEKVHRLKSTYLEKVVPKLKEEFSYQNIHEVPKIEKIVVNCGIGDAQQNAKGLEAAMNDLALITGQRPVKTRARASIATFKIREGQPLGIAATLRGNVMYSFLDRLINLGLPRTRDFQGVNPNSFDGHGNYGIGIQEQSVFPEIRFDALGKQKGMDVCITTTAKTDKEAQRLLALLGMPFREGGGSTTLVRKKKLKAHHFDSKSKGRSRR; the protein is encoded by the exons ATGGCGAGTACTCCTTCCCTCCTAAGCTCAGCAAAGTCTTCGTTTCACGGCCTGTCGCCACTCATTTCGGTCCCTCTGTCCGTACGAGTCCCTCGCGGAAGCCATGGAATCGGTGTTGTCTCGGTGAGGGCGGCCGTCGGGACTCTGGTGGTGGACGCCGAGAAGGTTCATCGTCTCAAATCTACTTACCTGGAAAAAGTCGTTCCCAAGCTCAAGGAAGAGTTCTCGTACCAGAATATTCACGAG GTTCCTAAGATTGAGAAGATTGTGGTGAATTGTGGTATTGGAGATGCTCAGCAGAATGCAAAGGGTTTGGAAGCGGCAATGAATGATCTGGCGCTCATTACGGGGCAGAGGCCTGTAAAGACAAGAGCCAGAGCTTCCATTGCCACCTTCAAGATCAGGGAAGGTCAACCACTTGGGATTGCTGCCACACTGAGAGGAAAT GTAATGTATTCGTTCCTAGATCGGCTAATCAATTTGGGGCTTCCAAGGACGAGGGATTTTCAGGGAGTAAACCCAAACAGCTTTGACGGACATGGGAATTACGGCATTGGGATTCAAGAACAGAGTGTATTCCCAGAGATCAGGTTTGATGCACTTGGGAAACAAAAGGGCATGGACGTTTGTATTACTACAACAGCTAAAACTGATAAAGAAGCCCAAAGACTTTTGGCTCTCCTGGGGATGCCATTCCGAGAGGGTGGTGGTTCTACAACTTTGGTGCGCAAAAAGAAGCTGAAAGCTCACCATTTTGATTCGAAATCGAAGGGTAGAAGCCGGAgataa